From Proteiniborus ethanoligenes, a single genomic window includes:
- the rpsB gene encoding 30S ribosomal protein S2 — protein sequence MSVISMKSLLEAGVHFGHQTRRWNPKMAEYIFTERNGIYIIDLQKTVVKVEEAYEFIKDVAADGGEILFVGTKKQAQESIESEAKRCGMHFVSQRWLGGMLTNYKTIRKRIERLQQLEKMEEDGTFDVLPKKEVIKLKHEAERLEKFLGGIKNMQGVPDALFVVDPRKERIAVKEARILGIPVVGIVDTNCDPEEVDFVIPGNDDAIRAVKLLTETIANAVLEGKQGEQIEQ from the coding sequence ATGTCAGTAATTAGCATGAAAAGCTTATTAGAAGCAGGAGTGCATTTTGGTCATCAAACTAGAAGATGGAACCCAAAAATGGCAGAGTATATTTTTACTGAAAGAAATGGAATCTATATTATAGACTTACAAAAAACTGTTGTAAAAGTAGAAGAAGCTTATGAATTTATTAAAGATGTAGCTGCTGATGGTGGTGAGATTCTTTTTGTTGGGACTAAAAAGCAAGCTCAGGAATCTATTGAAAGTGAAGCAAAAAGATGTGGCATGCATTTTGTAAGCCAAAGATGGCTTGGAGGTATGCTTACAAATTATAAAACTATAAGAAAAAGAATTGAAAGACTTCAACAACTAGAGAAAATGGAAGAAGACGGAACTTTTGACGTACTTCCTAAAAAAGAAGTAATTAAGTTGAAACATGAAGCAGAAAGACTTGAAAAGTTCCTTGGTGGAATAAAAAATATGCAGGGTGTACCAGATGCTTTATTCGTGGTTGACCCAAGAAAAGAAAGAATTGCAGTGAAAGAAGCTAGAATACTTGGAATACCTGTAGTAGGTATAGTGGATACAAACTGCGACCCTGAAGAAGTAGATTTTGTTATACCAGGTAACGATGATGCAATAAGAGCTGTTAAACTACTTACAGAAACTATTGCTAACGCTGTTTTAGAGGGTAAACAGGGTGAACAAATAGAACAATAA